The following coding sequences are from one Virgibacillus necropolis window:
- a CDS encoding NAD(P)/FAD-dependent oxidoreductase gives MNHNEIYDVTIIGGGPAGLFSTFYSGMRAMKTKLIDFQPQLGGKVNVYPEKIIWDIGALTPVTGEKLMEQMIEQASTFDPEIVLNEKIIKVEKPSEEQLFILTAANGNKHISKTVILAVGGGILKPIKLNMQGADRFEVTNLHYVIQSLNKFKNKDVMILGGGNAAIDWAVELEPVAKSVKIVHRRDQFDCHESQLTHVKKSTIQIHSESTVKQLVSTQDNTKINSVLVKNNKTGKSSQIKVDDVIISYGFERELSFIKDSPLDIELINDYFINGTAKSQTSIDGLFAAGDILAFDGKVHLIAGAFTDATNAVNQAKHYLDPSSTATGRVSSHNSRFEEKNKKIRSHLYVNNS, from the coding sequence ATGAATCATAATGAAATTTATGATGTTACGATTATTGGTGGAGGACCTGCAGGATTATTTTCCACCTTTTATAGTGGGATGCGTGCGATGAAAACAAAACTTATCGATTTCCAACCACAATTAGGTGGAAAAGTTAATGTGTATCCTGAGAAAATAATTTGGGATATCGGGGCTCTAACACCGGTAACTGGTGAAAAGCTTATGGAACAAATGATTGAGCAGGCATCAACCTTTGACCCAGAAATCGTTTTAAATGAAAAGATCATAAAAGTAGAAAAGCCATCGGAAGAACAACTATTCATACTGACAGCTGCTAATGGAAATAAACATATAAGTAAAACCGTTATTTTAGCAGTAGGTGGTGGAATTCTAAAACCAATCAAACTAAATATGCAAGGTGCTGACCGCTTTGAGGTTACAAATCTACATTATGTAATACAAAGCCTAAATAAATTCAAAAATAAAGACGTTATGATATTAGGCGGTGGGAACGCTGCTATCGATTGGGCTGTCGAATTAGAACCAGTAGCAAAAAGTGTTAAAATTGTCCATAGAAGAGATCAATTTGATTGCCATGAATCACAGTTAACACATGTTAAGAAGTCAACTATCCAAATTCACTCGGAGTCCACAGTTAAACAATTAGTTTCAACCCAAGACAATACAAAAATTAATTCGGTACTCGTGAAAAATAATAAAACAGGTAAATCCTCTCAAATTAAAGTGGATGATGTAATAATAAGTTATGGTTTTGAAAGAGAGTTATCGTTTATTAAAGACAGTCCACTCGACATTGAACTAATAAATGATTACTTTATCAATGGAACAGCAAAGTCACAAACTTCTATTGATGGTCTCTTTGCAGCTGGCGATATACTAGCCTTTGATGGGAAAGTCCATCTAATAGCAGGCGCTTTTACAGATGCAACAAATGCAGTAAATCAAGCAAAACACTATCTGGACCCATCATCAACTGCGACTGGCAGGGTCTCCTCTCACAACAGCCGCTTTGAGGAAAAGAATAAAAAAATTCGCAGCCATTTATATGTAAACAATTCATAA
- a CDS encoding ABC transporter substrate-binding protein yields MKKAGYIVLILLISILTACSEKDGQETTTSKTQSVSGDKTITIEDGMGEVSLEGTPKRVVVLEWTYVEHLLPLGIEPIGVSDVEGYNKWINVGEPLSKSVKDVGTRAEPNLEAISRLNPDLIIGVKYRHKGILKQLQDIAPTVIFAPYSEEGVKNQYQHMLDEFHTIAKIFDKQKKADEVEQQLEQTFQEQGKRITDAGYEKLDAVVTQAFTSQNAPVLRLFTDNSVVAGVLEKMGVNNAVPSDKPEKYGFLSVSVEALQNYQDNHFFYLVQEDDTIFSKQLAGNPAWTNLNFVKENHTYKLPGDMGTFAGPLSAKRLSVEFADALVNKK; encoded by the coding sequence ATGAAAAAGGCTGGATATATTGTACTTATACTGCTTATTTCTATCTTGACAGCATGCAGTGAAAAGGATGGACAAGAGACTACTACTTCTAAGACACAATCTGTTTCAGGTGATAAGACCATAACGATTGAAGATGGTATGGGCGAGGTAAGCCTCGAAGGAACACCTAAAAGAGTAGTGGTATTAGAATGGACATATGTTGAACATCTTTTACCTCTAGGCATTGAACCAATAGGCGTATCAGACGTTGAAGGATACAACAAATGGATAAACGTTGGCGAACCACTAAGTAAGTCTGTAAAAGATGTTGGTACCCGCGCTGAACCTAACCTAGAAGCTATCTCGCGTCTAAACCCAGATTTAATTATTGGGGTAAAATACCGTCATAAAGGGATTTTAAAACAGCTACAGGATATAGCTCCTACTGTTATTTTTGCTCCATATTCCGAAGAAGGTGTCAAAAACCAATACCAGCATATGTTGGATGAATTTCATACCATTGCAAAGATTTTCGACAAACAAAAGAAAGCTGATGAAGTTGAACAGCAACTTGAACAAACTTTCCAAGAACAGGGGAAGCGAATTACAGATGCAGGCTACGAAAAATTAGATGCTGTTGTTACGCAAGCTTTCACGTCACAAAACGCACCAGTATTACGCTTATTTACGGATAATTCCGTTGTTGCCGGTGTGCTAGAAAAAATGGGAGTCAATAACGCCGTCCCATCTGACAAACCAGAGAAATATGGTTTCCTATCCGTTTCGGTCGAAGCATTGCAAAATTACCAAGACAATCATTTCTTTTATCTAGTACAAGAGGACGATACTATTTTCAGTAAACAATTAGCAGGTAATCCCGCTTGGACCAATCTAAACTTTGTAAAAGAAAACCATACATATAAGCTACCAGGCGATATGGGAACCTTTGCAGGACCGCTGTCAGCTAAAAGACTATCGGTAGAATTTGCTGATGCATTAGTAAATAAGAAATAG
- a CDS encoding dicarboxylate/amino acid:cation symporter, which translates to MKAIWRGYINASLILKITIALILGIIVGVIFGKDAAVLAPFGDILIHLLKFLIIPLILFTLIVGVNQTKIGNLGRMGGKVFLYYLLTSALAIVVGIAVASLFDPGTGMTLDTSEKFDVPENPGTISVLLSIIPENIFVAFSELNLLGIIFTAIVFGIAISSLRSSKEHAELGEHVYKFIDGLNEATLSIMKVILQYVPIGIFAIIAKTVGNQGADTLLSLGNMILVLYVALLVQVGIYVLFMLLSKIKPGKFFTHARTPMITAFVTQSSSGTLPLTLNAAKNLGLSRSLYGFSLPLGATINMDGAAIRIAVSAVFAANIVGDPLSFTDMLQVVLVGTLASVGTAGVPGAGIIMIATVFAQLGLPMEAVGLLVAIDALVGMGCTALNVTGDLVGTSIINKSEKKQTA; encoded by the coding sequence ATGAAAGCGATTTGGCGAGGTTACATTAATGCCTCACTAATTTTAAAAATCACCATTGCACTCATTCTTGGTATTATAGTTGGAGTAATCTTTGGTAAAGATGCTGCAGTATTAGCACCTTTCGGAGATATTTTGATTCATTTACTAAAATTCTTAATCATTCCGCTTATTTTATTTACGTTAATCGTGGGGGTTAACCAAACCAAAATAGGTAACTTAGGACGTATGGGTGGTAAAGTATTTCTTTATTATCTACTAACATCCGCCTTAGCAATTGTAGTTGGAATAGCCGTTGCTAGTCTTTTTGATCCTGGTACCGGAATGACGCTTGATACAAGTGAGAAGTTCGATGTCCCAGAGAATCCTGGCACGATAAGTGTCCTATTAAGCATCATTCCTGAAAATATTTTTGTTGCGTTTAGCGAGCTAAACCTATTAGGAATCATTTTTACAGCAATTGTGTTCGGGATTGCAATTTCATCATTACGATCATCTAAAGAGCACGCTGAACTTGGTGAACATGTATACAAATTCATTGATGGTCTTAATGAAGCGACATTATCGATCATGAAGGTTATCCTCCAATATGTTCCAATTGGAATTTTCGCTATCATCGCGAAAACAGTTGGTAATCAAGGGGCAGATACATTGCTATCCTTAGGTAATATGATTCTTGTTCTTTACGTAGCTTTACTTGTACAGGTAGGTATTTATGTTCTATTCATGCTTCTTTCAAAAATCAAACCAGGCAAGTTCTTCACGCATGCACGTACACCAATGATCACTGCGTTTGTTACTCAAAGTAGTTCTGGTACCTTACCACTAACCCTAAACGCGGCAAAAAATTTAGGGCTATCACGAAGCTTATACGGCTTTAGTCTTCCATTAGGTGCAACCATTAATATGGATGGTGCGGCAATCCGTATTGCGGTGTCAGCTGTATTTGCTGCTAATATCGTCGGCGACCCATTAAGCTTCACTGATATGCTTCAGGTTGTGTTGGTTGGTACATTGGCATCCGTTGGTACAGCGGGTGTCCCAGGCGCTGGCATCATCATGATTGCCACTGTTTTTGCACAGTTAGGTTTACCAATGGAAGCTGTTGGTCTATTGGTTGCTATTGATGCACTAGTAGGAATGGGCTGTACTGCACTGAATGTAACTGGCGACTTAGTTGGCACAAGTATTATTAATAAATCAGAGAAAAAACAAACTGCCTAG
- a CDS encoding CBS domain-containing protein, which produces MEQQIRDIMTSTVFTIKETQSIQEAGAVMSEHNIGSIPVVNNNGDMVGIITDRDITLRSTAQGEDAQTPISQVMTAQQVVQATPDMDVHEAAELMAQQQIRRLPVVENGQVIGMISLGDVAVQHQLTDDAEEALSSISTPSGPQK; this is translated from the coding sequence ATGGAACAACAAATACGAGACATTATGACATCAACTGTTTTCACAATTAAAGAAACGCAGTCCATACAAGAAGCTGGTGCAGTCATGAGTGAACATAATATCGGTTCAATTCCAGTTGTGAATAACAATGGCGATATGGTTGGAATTATAACAGACCGTGATATTACGCTTCGTTCTACGGCTCAAGGAGAAGACGCTCAAACTCCAATTTCACAGGTTATGACTGCACAACAAGTTGTTCAAGCAACACCAGATATGGATGTTCATGAAGCGGCAGAATTAATGGCTCAACAACAAATCCGTCGCTTGCCAGTAGTTGAGAACGGACAAGTTATCGGAATGATTTCGCTAGGCGATGTGGCAGTTCAACATCAGTTAACGGATGATGCTGAAGAGGCGTTATCAAGTATTTCAACACCTTCGGGACCTCAAAAATAG
- a CDS encoding cytochrome P450 — protein sequence MDGTNSNTSQTPHDKGVDNTLRLLMEGYRYIPNRCRRFETDIFTTRLMGQKMICISGKEAAEVFYNNELFRRKGAAPKRVQKSLFGQKGVQTMDGAEHRHRKQLFMSLMTPERLELLRDLTTKQWEYAIDKWEQMDHVVFFKETQKVMCRLACQWAGVPLWAKEVKQRASDFGAMIDAFGAVGPRHWLGRRSRKRSEKWIRTIIKQVRAGKLIADGDTALYAMAWHRDLNGKLMSKQMAAVELINILRPIVAIARYVTFSVIALHQYPETRTKLQSNEKGYSQMFVQEVRRYYPFGPFLGARVRKDFTWKEHDFKKGTLVLLDMYGTNHSSTVWERPNEFMPERFRGWEGTPFNFIPQGGGDFDMGHRCAGEWVTVEAMKASLEFLTQQVNYELPSQNLSFSMTRMPTIPKSRLVIQNVRWK from the coding sequence ATGGATGGGACAAACAGTAATACTAGCCAGACACCGCATGATAAGGGTGTAGATAATACGCTCCGGCTATTGATGGAAGGGTATCGCTATATCCCAAATAGATGCCGCCGTTTTGAAACGGATATTTTCACAACACGTTTAATGGGACAGAAAATGATTTGTATAAGCGGTAAAGAGGCTGCAGAAGTATTTTACAATAATGAGCTTTTTCGTCGGAAAGGTGCAGCTCCAAAGAGAGTACAGAAATCATTATTTGGCCAAAAGGGTGTTCAAACAATGGATGGCGCTGAACATAGACATCGAAAACAATTGTTTATGTCACTGATGACGCCAGAAAGGCTAGAGTTACTGCGGGATCTAACAACGAAACAATGGGAATATGCGATTGATAAATGGGAACAGATGGATCATGTTGTATTTTTCAAAGAAACACAGAAAGTTATGTGTCGATTGGCCTGTCAATGGGCTGGTGTACCATTATGGGCAAAGGAGGTAAAGCAACGTGCGAGCGATTTTGGAGCGATGATTGATGCGTTTGGAGCCGTTGGGCCGAGGCACTGGTTGGGTAGAAGATCTCGAAAAAGATCGGAAAAGTGGATCAGGACAATCATCAAACAAGTTCGTGCTGGAAAACTGATTGCTGACGGGGATACAGCTTTATACGCCATGGCATGGCATCGTGATTTAAATGGAAAATTAATGAGTAAGCAAATGGCGGCTGTTGAATTAATCAATATTTTAAGGCCAATTGTAGCTATCGCCAGGTATGTAACATTTAGTGTAATAGCTTTGCATCAGTACCCTGAAACTCGTACGAAATTACAATCGAACGAGAAGGGTTATAGCCAAATGTTTGTCCAGGAAGTTCGCCGCTACTATCCATTTGGTCCATTCCTCGGTGCCAGGGTGCGTAAGGATTTTACGTGGAAAGAACACGATTTTAAAAAAGGGACATTAGTCTTGCTTGATATGTATGGAACAAATCACAGTTCTACCGTTTGGGAAAGACCGAACGAGTTTATGCCTGAACGATTCCGCGGCTGGGAAGGTACACCTTTTAATTTTATTCCCCAGGGTGGAGGTGATTTTGATATGGGTCACAGGTGTGCTGGGGAGTGGGTCACCGTGGAGGCAATGAAAGCGAGTTTGGAGTTTCTAACGCAACAGGTTAATTATGAATTGCCCAGCCAAAACTTAAGCTTCAGCATGACAAGAATGCCTACAATTCCTAAAAGTAGGTTAGTAATACAGAATGTTAGATGGAAATAG
- a CDS encoding YihY/virulence factor BrkB family protein produces MRFLKSTKQILIRFFAERFYDQSAQMAYYFMLSLFPFLISIFTLISFLPFDLKNILVLIEPFAPSETYKVISSTLESVLNKGQGQWLSFSLIAAFWLASMAIQSLVRSLNKAYQIRRESFFLMGIVNDLLLTLGIMIILSFSLLVPIVEDIIRTFVLPRMRIQDSLFDLWFIAKWGIGTLFLYFFFLVLYKVVPSIRLSWKMVFPGAVFATIGWQVVSIVFSNYVSISNYSMFYGQLYNMIILMIWFYLTAVVLLIGGLINASVYRK; encoded by the coding sequence GTGAGATTTTTAAAAAGCACCAAGCAAATCCTTATTCGGTTTTTTGCAGAACGTTTTTATGATCAGTCAGCGCAAATGGCTTATTATTTCATGCTATCATTATTTCCTTTCCTTATTTCCATTTTTACACTGATTAGTTTTCTGCCTTTCGATTTAAAAAATATCTTAGTATTGATCGAACCCTTTGCCCCCAGCGAGACGTATAAGGTAATTAGCAGTACATTGGAAAGCGTTTTGAATAAGGGACAAGGTCAGTGGTTGTCTTTTAGTCTCATTGCAGCTTTTTGGTTGGCATCTATGGCGATCCAGTCACTGGTTCGATCATTAAATAAAGCCTATCAAATTAGGCGAGAGTCTTTCTTTTTAATGGGGATAGTGAACGATTTGCTGCTCACATTGGGAATTATGATTATTTTATCATTTTCCTTACTTGTTCCGATTGTTGAGGACATTATTCGTACCTTTGTCTTGCCGAGGATGAGAATTCAGGATTCATTGTTTGATTTATGGTTTATTGCTAAATGGGGTATTGGTACCTTGTTTTTGTACTTTTTCTTTTTAGTATTATATAAGGTTGTACCAAGTATCAGGCTGTCCTGGAAAATGGTTTTTCCAGGAGCAGTTTTTGCAACAATCGGTTGGCAAGTTGTATCGATTGTCTTTTCAAACTATGTCAGTATAAGCAACTACTCTATGTTTTATGGACAACTATATAATATGATTATTTTAATGATATGGTTCTATCTGACTGCCGTAGTTCTACTAATAGGAGGATTAATTAATGCATCAGTCTATAGAAAATAA
- a CDS encoding phospholipase — MENKRRIRAFPRFCIFPGYRWCGPGCSGPGAPINKVDAACKAHDLCYRRYGPCCKCDVEFLRRIQSCRNPHTREGRQANVLYNYMKIQSFFTCGF; from the coding sequence GTGGAGAATAAAAGACGAATTCGGGCATTTCCTCGTTTTTGTATATTTCCAGGTTATCGTTGGTGTGGACCTGGATGTAGTGGACCCGGTGCACCCATAAACAAAGTTGACGCAGCCTGCAAAGCCCATGATCTATGTTATCGCCGATATGGCCCATGCTGTAAATGTGATGTTGAATTTCTTCGTCGAATACAGTCCTGTCGTAACCCACATACAAGAGAAGGCCGCCAAGCTAACGTCCTTTATAATTATATGAAAATACAATCGTTTTTCACATGCGGTTTTTAG
- a CDS encoding MGMT family protein: MKPFTAKVVTILKDIPKGKVMTYGQVASVAGSPRGARQVVRILHSMSKKHELPWHRVVSIKGEIALKSNEGLMSQKSLLIAENIEVSESGQVNLTKYQHQPDFHLDEDG, translated from the coding sequence ATGAAGCCATTCACTGCAAAAGTGGTAACCATTTTAAAGGACATTCCAAAGGGCAAGGTTATGACATATGGTCAGGTTGCGAGTGTTGCAGGCAGTCCACGTGGTGCAAGGCAGGTTGTTCGGATTCTTCATTCAATGAGTAAGAAACATGAGTTGCCATGGCATCGTGTTGTATCTATCAAAGGTGAAATCGCCTTAAAAAGCAATGAAGGTCTGATGAGTCAAAAAAGCCTGCTGATAGCTGAAAACATCGAGGTTAGTGAGAGTGGACAAGTGAATTTAACCAAGTATCAACACCAACCGGATTTTCACTTAGACGAAGATGGATAA
- a CDS encoding NAD(P)/FAD-dependent oxidoreductase encodes MKRLVILGGGYGGIKILSNLLDNLPEEVHITLIDRNPYHSLKTEYYAIAAGTTSDKDVRMEFPTHDHVAYEFGEIAEIDTESQQISFKDKSNSVPYDYIVIALGCEDNYHDIPGASEFTESVQTFSKSRHTALSVGNLKAFGKVTVVGAGLSGIEVASEIRESRSDLNVRLLDRGKTVLKPFDSKIQDYVEDWFVKNDVEVIHNANVEYVEKDGVCNNGICYVNDVTIWTAGVQPNYLVRELPFEKDAQDKIIVNEFYQVPTNTNVYVVGDCASSTYSPSAQLAIQQGEQIADILSSVLQNMEPKQQKEIKLKGTLGSLGKSDGFGNMFQKPATGLLPRLAKTGVLWLNKRH; translated from the coding sequence ATGAAACGACTAGTCATTTTGGGTGGTGGATATGGTGGTATAAAAATTTTATCCAATCTATTAGATAACCTACCTGAAGAGGTTCACATTACACTTATAGATCGAAACCCATATCACTCCCTAAAAACGGAATATTATGCAATAGCAGCTGGTACAACTTCTGACAAAGATGTCCGCATGGAATTCCCGACACATGACCACGTAGCATATGAATTCGGTGAAATAGCTGAAATTGATACGGAAAGTCAGCAAATTTCATTCAAGGATAAGAGCAATTCCGTGCCTTATGATTATATCGTTATTGCGCTTGGGTGTGAGGATAACTACCATGATATCCCAGGTGCTAGCGAGTTTACCGAAAGTGTTCAAACGTTTTCAAAATCGAGACATACTGCTCTCTCTGTCGGTAATTTGAAGGCTTTTGGAAAAGTAACTGTCGTAGGAGCAGGCTTAAGCGGAATCGAAGTTGCATCTGAAATTAGGGAAAGCAGATCCGACTTAAATGTTCGTCTACTTGACAGAGGGAAAACGGTTCTCAAACCATTTGATTCCAAAATTCAAGATTATGTAGAAGATTGGTTTGTAAAAAATGATGTGGAAGTAATACATAATGCGAATGTAGAATATGTCGAAAAAGATGGTGTATGTAACAATGGCATATGCTATGTGAATGATGTTACCATTTGGACAGCTGGGGTACAACCAAATTACTTAGTAAGGGAATTACCCTTTGAAAAAGATGCACAGGACAAAATCATCGTGAATGAATTTTACCAGGTTCCGACGAACACAAATGTATATGTAGTGGGCGATTGTGCTTCCTCAACCTATTCTCCAAGTGCACAATTGGCTATCCAACAAGGTGAACAAATTGCAGACATCCTTTCCTCGGTTTTACAAAACATGGAACCGAAACAACAAAAAGAAATAAAACTAAAAGGTACACTTGGTTCACTAGGTAAATCAGATGGCTTCGGTAACATGTTCCAAAAACCCGCCACAGGATTATTACCACGACTAGCAAAAACGGGTGTATTGTGGCTAAACAAACGCCATTAA
- a CDS encoding NAD(P)H-quinone oxidoreductase has protein sequence MKAIVVKEPGDAEQLHVTEQPKPEVKTGELLVNVKAAAINRTDIVSREGKSGYLDNPILGVEVSGIVVKAGKGTNVEIGTRVMGLVNGGGYAEYAVIPAERAMVIPESLSFEEGVAIPEVFLTAFQTLFWLGDLQSNETVLIHAGGSGVGTAAIQLAKQLMNADVITTAGSDKKLDYCRSLGADLCINYKEQNFAEEVLKATSNQGANVILDFIGASYWKQNLTSLTVDGRLILIGVLGGAEVEQVNLMELMAKRIQLKGTLLTPRSDQYKADLTRDFVNKAIPLFNKSKLKPVIDHVFPFDEVQKAHKHMESNKNIGKIILRIT, from the coding sequence TTGAAGGCAATCGTTGTAAAAGAACCAGGTGATGCAGAACAATTACACGTAACGGAGCAACCTAAGCCGGAAGTGAAAACTGGAGAACTATTGGTCAACGTTAAAGCAGCGGCGATAAATCGAACAGACATTGTAAGTCGCGAAGGCAAGTCTGGTTATTTAGACAATCCAATTTTAGGTGTTGAAGTATCAGGGATTGTGGTTAAAGCTGGGAAAGGTACAAACGTTGAAATCGGCACACGGGTTATGGGCCTTGTAAATGGTGGCGGTTATGCTGAATACGCGGTTATCCCCGCGGAAAGGGCAATGGTCATTCCAGAGAGCCTTTCATTTGAGGAAGGCGTCGCCATTCCTGAAGTATTTTTAACTGCTTTTCAAACCTTATTTTGGTTAGGTGACTTACAATCAAACGAAACTGTACTTATTCATGCTGGAGGTAGCGGAGTCGGCACGGCAGCTATTCAGCTCGCAAAACAACTTATGAATGCGGATGTTATTACAACAGCTGGATCCGACAAAAAGCTGGATTATTGTCGCTCATTAGGGGCAGATTTATGCATTAACTATAAAGAACAGAACTTTGCAGAGGAAGTCTTGAAAGCAACGTCTAATCAAGGAGCAAATGTGATTCTCGACTTTATAGGTGCCTCCTATTGGAAACAAAACCTAACTAGTCTAACAGTAGACGGACGCTTAATTTTAATTGGTGTTTTAGGCGGAGCAGAAGTTGAACAGGTAAATTTAATGGAGCTTATGGCAAAACGTATCCAGTTAAAAGGTACTTTGCTTACGCCACGAAGCGACCAATATAAGGCTGATCTTACGCGTGACTTCGTTAATAAAGCAATTCCGCTTTTTAATAAAAGTAAGTTAAAGCCCGTTATCGATCATGTATTTCCTTTCGATGAAGTACAAAAAGCCCATAAACATATGGAAAGCAACAAAAATATTGGGAAAATTATTTTACGAATAACCTAA
- a CDS encoding PaaI family thioesterase, translating into MTEKVAQAIQDEYPDDFAWCYGCGRLNKNGHHFRTGWQGDKTVTIYTPKPEHTAIPGFVYGGLIASLIDCHGTGSASLALHRENGYEPGAGVEVPRFVTGSLHVDFLKPTPQDVSLEAIGTIEKIHPKKWKVYTEVIADGKVCAKGEVIAVVMPDTFVEKVEPS; encoded by the coding sequence ATGACAGAAAAAGTTGCACAGGCTATTCAGGATGAGTACCCCGATGATTTTGCTTGGTGTTATGGGTGTGGAAGGTTAAATAAAAATGGCCATCATTTTCGTACTGGCTGGCAAGGGGATAAAACAGTCACGATCTATACACCTAAACCCGAACATACTGCAATACCGGGATTTGTTTATGGGGGATTAATCGCATCATTAATTGACTGCCATGGAACAGGATCTGCTTCACTTGCATTACATAGAGAGAATGGATATGAGCCTGGTGCAGGAGTTGAAGTGCCACGCTTTGTAACAGGTTCATTGCATGTAGACTTTTTAAAGCCAACGCCACAAGATGTTTCTCTAGAAGCAATCGGGACAATTGAGAAGATTCATCCAAAGAAATGGAAGGTATACACAGAAGTAATAGCTGATGGTAAAGTTTGTGCAAAAGGTGAAGTTATCGCGGTAGTAATGCCTGATACATTTGTAGAAAAAGTAGAACCTA